One part of the Fusobacterium pseudoperiodonticum genome encodes these proteins:
- a CDS encoding tripartite tricarboxylate transporter TctB family protein yields the protein MRKYDKFLTIGLFILEAFYFFLIKQLPEKAARYPLFVLGLMVFLTLLLAINTFIIKPKNEAEKEDDQFKGILYRQFFLIIALSAVYIVLIDIIGFFVTTAIYLFVTMVALKSSIKWSIVVSILFPIFLYLIFVSFLKVPVPRGFLL from the coding sequence ATGAGAAAATATGATAAATTTTTAACAATAGGTTTATTTATTTTGGAAGCATTTTATTTCTTTTTAATAAAACAACTTCCAGAAAAAGCAGCAAGATATCCTCTTTTTGTACTAGGTTTAATGGTATTTTTAACTTTACTTTTAGCTATAAATACTTTTATTATTAAACCTAAAAATGAGGCAGAAAAAGAAGATGATCAATTTAAAGGTATTTTATATCGTCAATTCTTCCTTATTATTGCATTATCTGCTGTATATATAGTTTTAATTGATATAATTGGTTTCTTTGTTACAACTGCAATTTACCTTTTTGTAACTATGGTAGCATTAAAGAGCAGTATTAAATGGAGTATTGTTGTGAGTATACTTTTCCCAATATTTTTATATTTAATATTTGTATCATTCTTAAAAGTCCCTGTACCAAGAGGATTTTTACTATAA
- a CDS encoding tripartite tricarboxylate transporter permease, translating into MSDVLFGYAAALTPINLVAAIISVAIGITIGALPGLSAAMGVALLIPITFGMDPSTGLITLAGVYCGAIFGGSISAILIRTPGTPAAAATAIDGYELTKQGKAGTALGTAITASFIGGILSAIPLYLFAPRLAKLALLFGPAEYFWLSIFGLTIIAGASTKSIVKGLISGALGLMLSTVGMDPMLGNARFTFGVPALLSGIPFTAALIGLFSMSQVLMLAEKKIKEAGNMVDFDNKVLLSKEQILEILPTSLRSTVIGSIIGILPGAGASIAAFLGYNEAKRFSKKKELFGHGSIEGIAGAEAANNAVTGGSLIPTFTLGIPGESVTAVLLGGLMIQGLQPGPDLFTVHGKITYTFFAGFVIVNIFMLILGLFGSKLFAKVSRVSDSYLIPLIFALSVIGSYAINNQMADVWVMFVFGIIGYFVQKFELNSASIVLALILGPIGESGLRRSLILNHNNYSILFQSTVSKVLLFLTLFSLLSPIVMAQLKKRKKTEE; encoded by the coding sequence ATGTCAGATGTTTTATTTGGATATGCAGCAGCCTTAACACCAATAAATTTAGTTGCTGCTATAATTAGTGTGGCTATCGGAATAACTATTGGAGCTTTACCAGGACTTTCTGCTGCAATGGGTGTTGCCTTATTAATTCCCATTACATTCGGAATGGATCCTTCAACAGGATTAATTACTCTTGCAGGAGTTTATTGTGGAGCTATATTTGGTGGTTCGATTTCAGCTATCTTAATTCGTACACCAGGTACTCCAGCTGCAGCTGCAACTGCTATAGATGGTTATGAATTAACAAAACAAGGAAAAGCAGGTACTGCATTAGGTACTGCAATTACTGCTTCATTCATAGGAGGAATTTTAAGTGCTATTCCACTTTATCTATTTGCTCCAAGACTAGCAAAACTTGCATTACTTTTTGGACCAGCTGAATATTTCTGGTTATCTATATTTGGTTTAACTATCATTGCTGGTGCAAGTACAAAATCAATAGTAAAAGGATTAATTTCAGGAGCTTTAGGATTAATGTTATCAACTGTTGGAATGGATCCTATGCTAGGAAATGCTCGTTTCACATTCGGAGTTCCTGCATTACTTTCAGGAATACCTTTTACTGCTGCTCTTATAGGACTTTTCTCAATGTCACAAGTATTGATGTTGGCTGAAAAGAAAATTAAAGAAGCAGGAAATATGGTAGACTTTGATAATAAAGTTCTATTATCTAAAGAACAAATCTTAGAAATCTTACCTACATCTTTAAGATCAACAGTTATTGGAAGTATTATAGGAATATTACCAGGAGCTGGAGCAAGTATTGCTGCATTCTTAGGATATAACGAAGCAAAAAGATTCTCAAAGAAAAAAGAATTATTTGGTCATGGAAGTATAGAAGGAATAGCAGGAGCTGAAGCAGCTAACAACGCTGTTACAGGAGGTTCACTTATACCAACATTCACATTAGGAATACCTGGTGAAAGTGTTACTGCTGTTTTACTTGGAGGACTTATGATACAAGGGCTTCAACCAGGTCCAGACCTATTTACTGTTCATGGGAAAATAACTTATACTTTCTTTGCAGGATTTGTTATAGTTAATATATTCATGCTTATCTTAGGACTTTTCGGTTCTAAATTATTTGCAAAAGTATCAAGAGTTTCAGATAGTTACTTAATACCTCTTATATTTGCACTAAGTGTAATAGGTTCTTATGCTATCAACAATCAAATGGCTGACGTATGGGTAATGTTTGTCTTTGGTATAATTGGATACTTCGTTCAAAAATTTGAACTTAACTCTGCTTCAATAGTTTTAGCTTTAATATTAGGGCCAATAGGTGAATCAGGACTTAGAAGATCACTTATCTTAAACCATAATAATTATTCTATACTATTCCAAAGTACAGTTTCAAAAGTTCTATTATTCTTAACTCTTTTCTCATTATTATCGCCAATAGTAATGGCTCAATTAAAAAAGAGAAAAAAAACTGAAGAATAA
- a CDS encoding toxin-antitoxin system YwqK family antitoxin, producing MKKLLIGLFLVSSALAFSQRVVKGSQAYDEKGVVYIQGEKTPYTGVLQNINEKGILESEAEYKDGKMNGFSKLYYPNGKLGSEATFKDNVQDGLQKDYFEDGKVKLEIPYKNGKVEGTAKEFYPNGKVFVEATYKNAIKDGYEKSYYETGVLQSEKIVKNGKMDGFSKLYYPNGKLGSEATFKADVQVGVQKDYYESGKLKAEVPYKNGKADGVAKAYDETGKVIEQVTFKNGVQVK from the coding sequence ATGAAAAAATTATTAATAGGATTATTTTTAGTGAGTTCAGCACTAGCTTTTTCACAAAGAGTTGTAAAAGGAAGTCAAGCTTATGATGAAAAAGGAGTAGTCTATATTCAAGGAGAAAAAACTCCTTATACAGGTGTACTTCAAAATATTAATGAAAAAGGTATTTTAGAAAGTGAAGCTGAATATAAAGATGGTAAAATGAATGGTTTTTCAAAGTTGTACTATCCAAATGGAAAATTAGGAAGTGAAGCAACATTTAAAGATAATGTACAAGATGGATTACAAAAAGATTACTTTGAAGATGGTAAAGTAAAATTAGAAATTCCATATAAAAATGGTAAAGTAGAAGGTACTGCAAAAGAATTTTATCCAAATGGAAAGGTTTTTGTAGAAGCTACTTATAAAAATGCAATAAAAGATGGTTATGAAAAAAGTTACTATGAAACAGGAGTTTTACAATCAGAAAAAATTGTAAAAAATGGTAAAATGGATGGATTCTCAAAATTATATTATCCAAATGGAAAATTAGGAAGTGAAGCAACATTTAAAGCTGATGTACAAGTAGGAGTACAAAAAGATTATTATGAAAGTGGAAAATTAAAAGCAGAAGTTCCATATAAAAATGGAAAAGCAGATGGTGTAGCTAAGGCATATGATGAAACTGGTAAGGTAATTGAACAAGTAACATTTAAAAATGGAGTACAAGTAAAATAA
- a CDS encoding tripartite tricarboxylate transporter substrate binding protein, with protein sequence MKKKFLAVLTLLLSLLLVACGGEKKAAEANPDAYPEKPVNVIIAYKAGGGTDVGARILMAEAQKNFPQTFVIVNKPGADGEIGYTELAKAAPDGYTIGFINLPTFVSLPHERQTKYKIDDVEPIMNHVYDPGVLVVKADSPFNTLADFVEYAKAHPDELTISNNGAGASNHIGAAHFAKEAGIQVTHVPFGGSTDMISALRGGHVNATVAKISEVASLVKSGELRLLASFTDKRLEGFEDVPTLTESGYPVIFGSARAIVAPKGTPKEIIQKLHDVLKAALESPDNIEKSKNASLPLLYMSPEELAQYIKDQETYIIETVPTLGIK encoded by the coding sequence ATGAAAAAGAAATTTTTAGCAGTATTAACTTTATTACTTTCTCTACTTTTAGTAGCTTGTGGTGGAGAAAAGAAAGCGGCAGAGGCTAATCCAGACGCTTATCCTGAAAAGCCTGTAAACGTAATTATAGCTTATAAAGCAGGTGGAGGAACTGACGTTGGTGCTCGTATATTAATGGCAGAAGCTCAAAAGAACTTCCCTCAAACATTTGTTATCGTAAATAAACCAGGTGCGGATGGAGAAATCGGATATACAGAATTAGCAAAAGCTGCTCCAGACGGATATACAATTGGATTTATTAACTTACCAACTTTCGTAAGTCTTCCTCATGAAAGACAAACAAAGTACAAAATTGATGATGTAGAACCTATCATGAACCATGTTTATGATCCAGGTGTATTAGTTGTTAAAGCTGATAGCCCATTCAACACTTTAGCTGATTTTGTTGAATATGCAAAAGCTCATCCAGATGAATTAACTATTTCTAACAATGGTGCAGGAGCTTCTAACCACATTGGTGCTGCTCACTTTGCAAAAGAAGCTGGAATTCAAGTAACTCACGTTCCATTCGGTGGAAGTACAGATATGATTTCTGCTTTACGTGGTGGACACGTTAATGCAACAGTTGCCAAAATCAGTGAAGTTGCAAGTTTAGTTAAATCTGGTGAATTAAGATTATTAGCTTCTTTCACAGATAAAAGATTAGAAGGTTTTGAAGATGTTCCTACTTTAACTGAAAGTGGATATCCTGTAATATTTGGTTCAGCTCGTGCTATTGTTGCTCCTAAAGGAACTCCAAAAGAAATCATCCAAAAATTACATGATGTTTTAAAAGCAGCTTTAGAATCTCCAGATAATATTGAAAAATCTAAAAATGCTAGTCTACCTTTACTATATATGTCACCTGAAGAATTAGCTCAATATATTAAAGATCAAGAAACATATATTATAGAAACTGTTCCTACTTTAGGAATAAAATAA
- a CDS encoding toxin-antitoxin system YwqK family antitoxin, protein MKRFLIILLFSLFSIFTYGANSVNEAEVNKYIRQKLDRDKTITFTTKLNQTNNTLEGYSDEGVLCAITPLDKQPDMISLLQVKSTISEKNGKLKPVYEIRNNDNQLLIRSEYDLNKPINIFKTELFLAYFHGQVPFNSEVENLIKSINSIKSEINYLDTNTKGYQNYIINHKTNKIRIEDKTTGPLVVTNFDIKTLNGTREFYHDNGKLESTHPLKNGIPNGEFKGYDENGKLIVKATLVDGNFSGVVTEYNEDGSIAKTYDAKEFNLAE, encoded by the coding sequence ATGAAGAGATTTTTAATAATATTATTATTTAGTCTATTTAGTATTTTTACTTATGGAGCTAACAGTGTAAATGAGGCTGAAGTCAATAAGTATATCAGACAAAAATTAGATAGAGATAAAACAATTACTTTTACTACCAAGTTAAATCAAACTAATAACACTTTAGAAGGCTACAGTGATGAAGGAGTACTTTGTGCAATTACTCCTTTGGATAAACAACCTGATATGATTAGTTTACTTCAAGTTAAATCAACAATTTCTGAAAAAAATGGTAAATTAAAACCAGTCTATGAAATTCGTAACAATGATAATCAACTACTTATAAGAAGTGAATATGACTTGAATAAACCAATAAATATATTTAAAACAGAATTATTTCTTGCCTATTTCCATGGACAAGTTCCTTTTAATTCTGAAGTTGAAAATCTTATAAAGAGTATTAATAGTATAAAATCAGAAATTAACTATCTTGATACTAATACTAAAGGTTATCAAAATTATATAATTAATCACAAGACTAATAAAATTAGAATAGAAGATAAAACAACAGGACCTCTAGTAGTTACAAATTTTGATATCAAAACTTTGAATGGAACTAGAGAATTTTACCATGATAATGGAAAATTAGAAAGTACTCACCCTCTAAAAAATGGTATTCCTAATGGAGAATTTAAAGGGTATGATGAAAATGGTAAACTAATTGTAAAAGCAACTCTTGTAGATGGAAATTTCTCAGGGGTAGTTACAGAATATAATGAAGATGGTAGTATAGCAAAAACATATGATGCTAAAGAGTTTAACTTAGCTGAATAA
- a CDS encoding IS3 family transposase (programmed frameshift) has translation MSKLTKKDKIEIYERRKNGETISSLAKAFNTRESNIKYLIALIEKHGYDILRNGKNRIYSKEFKLQTINRILINNESINSVAIDIGLASNGILHNWLSKFKENEYNVVEKKKGRKPKSMTKLKRNNKVLSEKDKIKLLEDEIIYLKAENEYLKKLRALVQERELKEKKKLRVIAELRAKYPFKMLLKIAGISRSVYYYYIDKKDIDEKNKDIIEKIKEIYYVNKGRYGYRRVTLELKNQGLNINHKKVQRLMKKFNLQSIVRKKRKYSSYKGQIGKIADNHIKRNFEATAPNQKWFTDVTEFNLRGEKLYLSPILDAYGRYIVSYDISHSANLEQINHMLNLAFKENENYENLIFHSDQGWQYQHYSYQKKLKEKKITQSMSRKGNSLDNGLMECFFGLLKSEMFYDQEEKYKTLEELKEAIEDYIYYYNNKRIKEKLKGLTPASYRSQSLLVS, from the exons ATGAGTAAATTAACAAAAAAAGATAAAATTGAAATATATGAAAGAAGAAAAAATGGTGAAACTATTTCTTCTTTAGCTAAAGCTTTTAATACTCGTGAATCTAATATTAAATATTTAATTGCTTTAATTGAAAAACATGGATATGATATTCTAAGAAATGGTAAAAATAGAATTTATTCTAAAGAGTTTAAATTGCAAACAATTAATAGAATTTTAATTAATAATGAATCTATAAATTCTGTTGCTATTGATATTGGGTTAGCTTCTAATGGGATTTTACATAATTGGCTTTCAAAATTTAAAGAAAATGAGTATAATGTTGTAGAGAAGAAAAAAGGAAGGAAACCTAAATCTATGACTAAACTTAAGAGAAATAATAAAGTATTATCTGAAAAAGATAAAATTAAACTATTAGAAGATGAAATAATTTACTTAAAAGCTGAGAATGAATACTTAAAAAAATTGAGAGCTCTAGTTCAAGAAAGGGAGCTAAAAGAGAAGAAAAAGT TAAGAGTAATAGCCGAACTTAGAGCTAAATATCCTTTCAAAATGCTATTAAAGATTGCTGGAATATCAAGATCAGTATATTATTACTATATTGATAAAAAAGATATTGATGAGAAGAATAAAGATATTATTGAAAAAATCAAAGAAATTTACTATGTGAACAAAGGAAGATATGGTTATCGCAGAGTAACATTGGAGTTAAAAAATCAAGGTTTAAATATTAATCATAAAAAAGTACAAAGACTTATGAAGAAATTTAATTTACAAAGTATTGTCCGTAAAAAAAGGAAATATTCTTCATACAAAGGTCAAATAGGAAAGATAGCTGATAACCATATTAAAAGAAATTTTGAAGCAACAGCTCCAAATCAAAAATGGTTTACAGATGTAACAGAATTTAATTTAAGAGGAGAAAAGTTATACTTATCTCCAATATTAGATGCTTATGGAAGATATATAGTTTCATATGATATTTCGCACAGTGCTAACTTGGAGCAGATAAATCATATGTTAAATTTAGCATTTAAAGAAAATGAAAATTATGAAAATTTGATATTTCATAGTGACCAAGGATGGCAATATCAGCACTATTCATATCAAAAAAAATTGAAAGAGAAGAAGATAACTCAAAGTATGTCAAGAAAAGGAAATAGTTTAGATAATGGATTAATGGAATGTTTCTTTGGGTTGTTAAAATCAGAAATGTTTTATGACCAAGAAGAAAAGTACAAGACATTAGAAGAATTGAAGGAAGCAATAGAAGATTATATATATTATTACAATAACAAAAGAATAAAGGAAAAATTAAAAGGATTAACTCCTGCTTCTTACAGAAGTCAATCCTTATTAGTAAGTTAA
- a CDS encoding IS3 family transposase (programmed frameshift), giving the protein MSKLTKKDKIEIYERRKNGETISSLAKAFNTRESNIKYLIALIEKHGYDILRNGKNRIYSKEFKLQTINRILINNESINSVAIDIGLASNGILHNWLSKFKENEYNVVEKKKGRKPKSMTKLKKNNKVLSEKDKIKLLEDEIIYLKAENEYLKKLRALVQERELKEKKKLRVIAELRAKYPFKMLLKIAGISRSVYYYYIDKKDIDEKNKDIIEKIKEIYYVNKGRYGYRRVTLELKNQGLNINHKKVQRLMKKFNLQSIVRKKRKYSSYKGQIGKIADNHIKRNFEATAPNQKWFTDVTEFNLRGEKLYLSPILDAYGRYIVSYDISHSANLEQINHMLNLAFKENENYENLIFHSDQGWQYQHYSYQKKLKEKKITQSMSRKGNSLDNGLMECFFGLLKSEMFYDQEEKYKTLEELKEAIEDYIYYYNNERIKEKLKGLTPASYRSQSLLVS; this is encoded by the exons ATGAGTAAATTAACAAAAAAAGATAAAATTGAAATATATGAAAGAAGAAAAAATGGTGAAACTATTTCTTCTTTAGCTAAAGCTTTTAATACTCGTGAATCTAATATTAAATATTTAATTGCTTTAATTGAAAAACATGGATATGATATTCTAAGAAATGGTAAAAATAGAATTTATTCTAAAGAGTTTAAATTGCAAACAATTAATAGAATTTTAATTAATAATGAATCTATAAATTCTGTTGCTATTGATATTGGGTTAGCTTCTAATGGGATTTTACATAATTGGCTTTCAAAATTTAAAGAAAATGAGTATAATGTTGTAGAGAAGAAAAAAGGAAGGAAACCTAAATCTATGACTAAACTTAAGAAAAATAATAAAGTATTATCTGAAAAAGATAAAATTAAACTATTAGAAGATGAAATAATTTACTTAAAAGCTGAGAATGAATACTTAAAAAAATTGAGAGCTCTAGTTCAAGAAAGGGAGCTAAAAGAGAAGAAAAAGT TAAGAGTAATAGCCGAACTTAGAGCTAAATATCCTTTCAAAATGCTATTAAAGATTGCTGGAATATCAAGATCAGTATATTATTACTATATTGATAAAAAAGATATTGATGAGAAGAATAAAGATATTATTGAAAAAATCAAAGAAATTTACTATGTGAACAAAGGAAGATATGGTTATCGCAGAGTAACATTGGAGTTAAAAAATCAAGGTTTAAATATTAATCATAAAAAAGTACAAAGACTTATGAAGAAATTTAATTTACAAAGTATTGTCCGTAAAAAAAGGAAATATTCTTCATACAAAGGTCAAATAGGAAAGATAGCTGATAACCATATTAAAAGAAATTTTGAAGCAACAGCTCCAAATCAAAAATGGTTTACAGATGTAACAGAATTTAATTTAAGAGGAGAAAAGTTATACTTATCTCCAATATTAGATGCTTATGGAAGATATATAGTTTCATATGATATTTCGCACAGTGCTAACTTGGAGCAGATAAATCATATGTTAAATTTAGCATTTAAAGAAAATGAAAATTATGAAAATTTGATATTTCATAGTGACCAAGGATGGCAATATCAGCACTATTCATATCAAAAAAAATTGAAAGAGAAAAAGATAACTCAAAGTATGTCAAGAAAAGGAAATAGTTTAGATAATGGATTAATGGAATGTTTTTTTGGGTTGTTAAAATCAGAAATGTTTTATGACCAAGAAGAAAAGTACAAGACATTAGAAGAATTGAAGGAAGCAATAGAAGATTATATATATTATTACAATAACGAAAGAATAAAGGAAAAATTAAAAGGATTAACTCCTGCTTCTTACAGAAGTCAATCCTTATTAGTAAGTTAA
- a CDS encoding pyridoxamine 5'-phosphate oxidase family protein — MRRKDREVLDETKIDEFIRNCDCCRIGFYDKENDEVYIVPLNFGYSNVNNKRVFYFHGAKEGRKIDLISKSSKVTFEMDSNHELIVGKMACNYSERFQCVMGTGLISFVKDNEEKAQALNEIMFQNMGKKDWDFPEAMLNGVTVFKIEVTSLSCKEHL, encoded by the coding sequence ATGAGAAGAAAAGATAGAGAAGTTTTAGATGAAACAAAGATTGATGAATTTATAAGAAATTGTGATTGTTGTAGAATAGGATTCTATGATAAAGAAAATGATGAAGTCTATATTGTTCCATTGAATTTTGGATACTCTAATGTAAATAATAAAAGAGTTTTCTATTTTCATGGAGCAAAAGAAGGAAGAAAAATTGATTTGATTTCAAAGAGTAGCAAAGTTACATTTGAAATGGACAGTAATCATGAACTTATAGTGGGAAAGATGGCTTGTAATTATTCTGAAAGATTTCAATGTGTTATGGGGACAGGTTTAATTTCATTTGTAAAAGATAATGAAGAAAAAGCACAGGCTTTAAATGAGATTATGTTTCAAAATATGGGAAAAAAAGATTGGGATTTTCCAGAAGCTATGCTTAATGGAGTCACAGTTTTTAAAATTGAAGTTACAAGTTTAAGTTGTAAAGAACATTTATAA